A single Candidatus Binatia bacterium DNA region contains:
- a CDS encoding TonB-dependent receptor codes for MVDAQRVSVLVLLVILASMATAQAQTGSAVEEIVVTARKRAELLEDTPVSVTALGPSTLREAGVTRLDDIQQLVPNLQFLTGRTDQEASVVIRGVRGEGEIAFDPGVGIYVDGVYLSRTQGAIIDVIDVEQVEVLRGPQGTLFGKNTVGGAINITTVKPQPETTGFVFVRAGSFNTIATRATLNLPIASKALDDRLLARFSVASTNRDGYTDNWFREERWTDRNSLAFLGSLRFLAHDDVTIDVSGTWARNHARSRGGQCVVQNDSPPVRIDEFLEACENSEPFRFGADVASIADVESYGLWGTIAWSVGDVGAVEDLQLKSVSAWREQRPRSRDDIDMTELPVVQLSAVGGGPLDGEPGFARQLSQEVQANGQSLDGRINFVAGAFGFWEVANDAFTTRISLPGIGDVTQVESLTDVDNWNWALYGQVTGDPTDWLSVTAGLRYTEEKKGLSRNNVDLLAGGSSAAASNSAIFTAWTPMASIAMRLPEEYLEALPLEHALSYFTYSRGFRGGGFNGTFGNLSSDRLEPFLPETLDSFELGLKTIAWERRLTLNASIFLGKYRDIQKSTIVSGPDEDGDGLPDTIEVIVQNAASATNKGAEIELLAIPLDGLLVQGSLGLLDARFDEFESFDRLTGEPLERGGETFRQAPQLQAHVALQYSFEFAGAGTPWLAGTLTPRLDWYYQSSVHFQEPELTGLIQRGYNLLHARLGYRFDDSRSEVAVWAKNLTDEAYLNWGIPPLAEDLGTVARYFAIPRTVGIELSYQL; via the coding sequence ATGGTCGATGCCCAGCGGGTCTCCGTCCTCGTCTTGCTCGTAATCCTCGCGAGCATGGCAACAGCCCAGGCCCAGACGGGGTCCGCGGTCGAGGAGATCGTCGTGACCGCACGCAAGCGGGCCGAACTCCTCGAGGACACGCCGGTCTCCGTCACCGCCCTCGGCCCCTCGACGCTGCGCGAAGCCGGCGTGACCCGCTTGGACGACATCCAGCAGCTGGTGCCGAACCTCCAGTTCCTGACCGGGCGCACGGATCAAGAAGCGTCCGTCGTCATTCGCGGCGTTCGAGGCGAGGGCGAGATCGCGTTCGATCCGGGCGTCGGGATCTACGTCGACGGCGTCTACCTCTCCCGGACCCAAGGAGCCATCATCGACGTGATCGACGTCGAGCAGGTGGAGGTTCTGCGCGGTCCGCAGGGGACCCTGTTCGGGAAGAACACGGTTGGTGGCGCGATCAACATCACTACGGTGAAGCCTCAGCCCGAGACGACGGGCTTCGTTTTCGTGCGCGCCGGATCGTTCAACACCATTGCGACACGAGCGACCCTGAACCTCCCCATCGCGAGCAAGGCCCTCGACGATCGCCTTCTGGCTCGCTTCTCGGTCGCCTCCACCAACCGAGACGGCTACACGGACAACTGGTTTCGGGAGGAGCGATGGACGGACCGCAACTCGCTCGCCTTCCTCGGATCGCTGCGCTTCCTCGCGCACGACGATGTGACGATCGACGTGAGCGGGACCTGGGCCCGCAACCACGCACGCAGCCGAGGAGGCCAGTGCGTCGTACAGAACGACTCGCCGCCGGTCCGGATCGACGAGTTCCTCGAGGCCTGCGAGAACTCGGAGCCCTTTCGCTTCGGCGCCGACGTCGCCAGCATCGCCGACGTGGAGAGCTACGGGCTGTGGGGCACCATTGCCTGGAGCGTGGGGGACGTCGGCGCGGTCGAGGACCTGCAACTCAAGTCCGTGAGCGCCTGGCGTGAGCAGAGGCCGCGCTCGCGGGACGATATCGACATGACGGAGCTGCCGGTCGTGCAGTTGTCCGCCGTGGGCGGTGGCCCGCTCGACGGCGAGCCCGGATTCGCACGACAGCTCAGCCAGGAAGTGCAGGCGAACGGCCAGAGCCTCGACGGACGGATCAACTTCGTGGCGGGAGCCTTCGGCTTCTGGGAGGTCGCCAACGACGCGTTCACGACGCGCATCAGCCTCCCGGGGATCGGTGACGTGACCCAGGTCGAGAGCCTGACCGACGTCGACAACTGGAACTGGGCTCTCTACGGCCAGGTCACGGGCGATCCGACGGACTGGCTGAGCGTGACGGCGGGTCTCCGCTACACCGAGGAGAAGAAGGGTCTCTCGCGCAACAACGTGGACCTCCTGGCCGGGGGATCGTCCGCCGCCGCGTCGAACAGCGCCATCTTCACCGCCTGGACTCCGATGGCGAGCATCGCGATGCGCCTCCCGGAAGAGTATCTGGAGGCGCTGCCGCTCGAGCACGCCCTCTCCTACTTCACCTACAGCCGCGGCTTCCGCGGGGGCGGCTTCAACGGCACGTTCGGAAACCTGAGCTCGGATCGGCTCGAGCCGTTTCTCCCCGAGACACTCGATTCCTTCGAGCTCGGCCTCAAAACGATCGCATGGGAGCGGCGCCTGACGCTGAACGCGTCGATCTTCCTCGGCAAGTACCGTGACATCCAGAAGTCGACGATCGTCAGCGGCCCGGACGAAGATGGGGATGGACTGCCCGACACGATCGAGGTCATCGTGCAGAACGCCGCCAGCGCGACGAACAAAGGCGCCGAGATCGAACTCCTGGCGATCCCCCTGGACGGCCTGTTGGTCCAAGGGTCGTTGGGTTTGCTCGACGCACGCTTCGACGAGTTCGAGAGCTTCGACCGACTGACCGGCGAACCGCTCGAACGCGGCGGCGAGACCTTCCGACAGGCACCACAACTACAAGCGCACGTGGCCCTGCAGTACTCGTTCGAGTTCGCCGGGGCAGGCACCCCGTGGCTCGCGGGCACCCTGACGCCACGCCTCGATTGGTACTACCAGAGCAGCGTTCACTTTCAGGAACCCGAGCTCACCGGGCTCATCCAACGCGGCTACAATCTTCTACACGCGCGACTCGGGTACCGATTCGATGACTCCCGGAGCGAAGTGGCGGTGTGGGCCAAGAACCTGACCGACGAAGCCTACCTCAACTGGGGGATTCCTCCCCTCGCGGAGGACCTTGGCACCGTGGCTCGGTACTTCGCGATCCCGCGCACGGTCGGCATCGAACTCAGCTACCAGTTGTAA
- a CDS encoding type II toxin-antitoxin system prevent-host-death family antitoxin, with protein sequence MGLAVGLKTLKSKLSEYVRIAARGETVLVTDRSRSEIRRDSRVRSSVPAAGPSAPGHRDRRHPP encoded by the coding sequence ATGGGTCTTGCCGTCGGCCTCAAGACGCTCAAGAGCAAGCTCAGCGAGTACGTTCGGATCGCAGCGCGCGGGGAAACCGTTCTCGTGACGGATCGCTCGAGGTCTGAGATCAGGCGCGACTCGCGGGTTCGGTCGTCGGTGCCGGCGGCGGGTCCGTCCGCCCCGGGTCACCGAGACCGCCGGCACCCGCCATGA
- a CDS encoding multicopper oxidase family protein, translating to MDSEGRKISRRGVIVAGAALPLVLARPGAALSSTPSASKEGPKQTAPPAQTRPAAVLSITDENVSPLGKSTPATLVGDQLPGPELRFKEGERFQVLVENRLSVPTTVHWHGMIVPNYMDGVPGLTQYPIGPGQSVYYEYPLLQSGTYWYHSHYELQEQTGLHGPLIIEARNEIHAYDREAVVFLSDWLNQSPYEMIPQFRGEVPATAAAEPAPKSGYTFPGDKTFNIDVNYPGYLLNGKSEKDPWTLEARKGERIRFRLINGSTASFFRVSLEGHELELIAADGQPVDPVRGDNIVIGTAERYDFLVTLKESGSFTLHAAALGSTKQAIGVVHTRDVPARASRKRPVVSGPSIGSADYASLRSPYPTTLPEGPVKTFDIKLGGDMKKYLWSINGEYYPELFSPDGKAEPLWIRSGERVRVRISNPTMMYHPMHLHGHFFRLLRKPGDWSDPMAPMKDTVIAGPGEQIEFEFTADNPGHWFFHCHNLYHLASGMAREFRYRA from the coding sequence ATGGATTCTGAAGGCCGTAAGATTTCAAGGCGCGGTGTGATTGTGGCCGGCGCGGCCCTTCCTCTGGTTCTAGCGCGACCGGGCGCGGCTTTGAGCTCTACGCCCTCCGCAAGTAAAGAGGGACCCAAACAGACGGCGCCTCCGGCTCAGACTCGCCCCGCGGCGGTGCTCTCGATTACGGATGAGAATGTCTCGCCGCTGGGCAAGTCGACACCCGCGACTCTTGTCGGGGATCAGTTGCCGGGGCCGGAACTCCGCTTCAAAGAGGGCGAACGATTTCAGGTGCTCGTCGAGAATCGGCTTTCTGTCCCGACAACTGTGCATTGGCACGGGATGATTGTTCCGAATTACATGGACGGTGTTCCCGGTTTGACCCAGTATCCGATTGGGCCCGGCCAATCGGTCTACTACGAGTATCCTCTGCTTCAATCGGGGACCTACTGGTATCATTCGCATTATGAGTTGCAGGAGCAGACGGGTCTTCATGGGCCGTTGATTATTGAGGCTCGCAATGAGATCCACGCCTACGATCGCGAAGCGGTTGTGTTTCTCTCTGACTGGCTCAACCAGTCACCCTACGAGATGATTCCGCAATTTCGAGGTGAAGTGCCGGCCACCGCGGCCGCGGAGCCAGCGCCCAAAAGTGGGTACACCTTTCCGGGAGACAAGACGTTCAACATCGATGTGAATTACCCGGGCTACCTGCTGAACGGGAAGTCCGAAAAAGATCCGTGGACACTGGAAGCTCGGAAGGGTGAGCGTATTCGTTTTCGGTTGATCAATGGATCAACGGCTAGCTTTTTTCGCGTGTCTCTAGAGGGGCACGAGCTGGAATTGATTGCGGCAGATGGTCAACCTGTAGATCCGGTGCGCGGAGACAATATCGTGATCGGCACGGCGGAGAGGTATGATTTTCTGGTGACCCTCAAGGAGTCTGGGAGCTTTACTCTTCATGCCGCTGCGCTCGGTTCGACGAAGCAAGCGATCGGCGTAGTGCACACACGGGACGTTCCTGCCCGTGCCTCGCGGAAACGCCCGGTCGTTTCAGGTCCAAGCATCGGCTCCGCCGACTATGCCTCTTTGCGATCGCCCTATCCGACGACGCTGCCCGAGGGGCCGGTGAAAACCTTCGATATCAAGCTGGGCGGCGACATGAAGAAATATCTCTGGTCGATCAACGGGGAGTACTACCCCGAACTGTTTTCGCCCGACGGCAAAGCGGAGCCACTTTGGATCCGGTCTGGAGAACGCGTCCGAGTTCGGATCAGCAATCCTACGATGATGTATCACCCGATGCATCTCCATGGACATTTCTTCCGTTTGCTTCGGAAGCCGGGCGACTGGAGTGACCCGATGGCCCCCATGAAAGACACGGTCATTGCCGGGCCGGGCGAGCAGATTGAATTTGAGTTTACAGCCGACAACCCCGGGCATTGGTTCTTTCACTGTCACAATCTCTACCATTTGGCATCCGGCATGGCGCGCGAGTTTCGCTACCGAGCCTGA
- a CDS encoding saccharopine dehydrogenase NADP-binding domain-containing protein codes for MPKASDASEREKLLVIGGYGTIGGRAAQLLDEFFEGRIVVGGPNEAKAQQFAEASGHGMQGIAVDAADPAQLATALGDHRTVVNTVDSLEEAVVGAAIAAGTNYVGVVGTDVEAIRARHNDARTSGSRILLGTGVMPGISNVIARKLSADLGGADRIVSTAVGDAGSLGPQTFSYMLREAAKPLVLPEAARPTMPYAVSVQFRFPEPRGQVTAYAVRDWFSYADTLGAESVTAILMEPASLRQVMHLAARARITKALAVPRIRRLVARGLLRVTAGTKQGTMLIGVEVSRNGKSASLCAVGASEAEWTSQGVATLAAHVHRGDVEPGVWLPEQVIEPAPYLADLERRGLKLAVP; via the coding sequence ATGCCAAAGGCAAGCGATGCAAGTGAACGAGAGAAGCTGCTCGTCATCGGAGGCTACGGAACGATCGGCGGCCGGGCGGCACAACTCCTGGACGAGTTCTTCGAGGGTCGGATCGTGGTCGGCGGGCCTAACGAAGCCAAGGCGCAGCAGTTCGCTGAGGCCTCTGGTCACGGTATGCAGGGGATCGCCGTCGATGCCGCCGATCCCGCCCAGCTGGCCACCGCCCTCGGCGACCACCGCACGGTTGTAAACACCGTCGACTCGCTCGAGGAAGCGGTCGTCGGCGCCGCCATCGCGGCGGGCACGAACTACGTGGGCGTCGTCGGAACGGACGTCGAGGCAATCCGGGCGCGCCACAACGACGCGCGGACCAGTGGCTCGCGGATCCTGCTCGGGACCGGTGTGATGCCGGGAATCAGCAACGTCATCGCGCGCAAGCTGAGCGCCGACTTGGGAGGCGCCGACAGGATCGTCTCCACCGCGGTAGGCGATGCCGGGTCGCTCGGCCCCCAGACCTTCAGCTACATGCTCCGGGAGGCGGCCAAGCCGCTTGTCCTTCCCGAAGCGGCACGGCCGACGATGCCCTACGCCGTCTCCGTCCAGTTCCGGTTCCCCGAGCCGCGCGGGCAGGTGACGGCCTACGCCGTGCGCGATTGGTTCTCCTACGCCGACACCCTCGGAGCCGAATCCGTGACGGCCATCCTCATGGAGCCTGCCTCGCTGCGCCAAGTCATGCACCTTGCGGCGAGGGCTCGGATCACGAAGGCGCTCGCCGTGCCCCGAATCCGTCGCCTCGTGGCACGCGGCCTGTTGCGGGTGACGGCGGGCACGAAACAGGGAACGATGCTGATTGGTGTCGAGGTATCGCGCAACGGAAAGAGCGCCTCACTGTGCGCCGTCGGGGCGAGCGAAGCGGAATGGACCTCCCAGGGCGTCGCCACGCTGGCCGCGCACGTCCACCGCGGCGATGTCGAGCCGGGCGTGTGGCTGCCCGAGCAGGTGATCGAGCCGGCCCCCTACCTTGCCGACCTTGAGCGGCGCGGGCTGAAGCTCGCCGTGCCCTAA
- a CDS encoding S8 family serine peptidase, which translates to MRVRYAVYHVVAIATVLFSAVAGDAKPIEKLNPGRLFDDPKPRFERSPEKKPELGPKPADAPRNDYSGPRSMIIELDASKIHKRVDKMRSRRRIQEDDRGIRRYKSRQFAKLAQSFAESAKTYDVKIERAFKHLPIVAVHVQDEKQIERLERVGGVVAVHENFEFVPFLAESLPQVGQPAAAFEGATGRGTSVAVLDTGVDFTDPAFGSCTSPGQPAGCRVAFAAEFALPDGSLDDDGHGTNVAGIVLGTAPETNILALDVFEMLPSGPVTNVVGIAAAIDFLIGTKFLFNTVAMNLSLGTDGMGARGRCISPVDSVFAEAQAVGIMPIVASGNDSEANLISVPACSPFAVSVGAVTERDAVAEFSNSGTSLDLLAPGTDITAAGLTLGGTSMAAPHVAGAFAAVTSFRGDLGQYQVLQALKDTGVPITDLRQGRVTPRIQLDGAIFWSPVLVLPAPLANYRQVSPIEWAWAECQMEEIVDGFECGWDTVICGIKNITDAAICGVEEILFHPWDILSGMSCSCSNVWCTCEVAATCPVSDSCDIPDTCDTPDTCPFERDCDPAAETCDPQSCEVEVCAF; encoded by the coding sequence ATGCGTGTACGTTACGCCGTGTATCATGTGGTGGCGATCGCCACCGTTCTGTTCTCTGCCGTCGCAGGAGACGCCAAGCCGATCGAGAAGCTCAATCCGGGCCGTCTATTCGACGACCCGAAGCCGCGCTTCGAGCGCAGTCCCGAGAAGAAGCCGGAGCTTGGTCCGAAGCCCGCGGATGCTCCGCGGAACGACTACAGTGGTCCGCGGAGCATGATCATCGAGCTCGACGCCTCGAAGATTCACAAGCGCGTCGACAAGATGCGCTCGCGTCGCCGCATTCAGGAAGACGATCGCGGGATCCGGCGCTACAAGTCCCGCCAGTTCGCGAAGCTCGCTCAATCGTTCGCCGAGTCGGCGAAGACGTACGACGTGAAGATCGAGCGTGCCTTCAAGCACTTGCCGATCGTTGCGGTTCATGTCCAGGACGAGAAGCAGATCGAGCGCCTCGAGCGCGTCGGTGGCGTCGTGGCGGTGCACGAGAACTTCGAATTCGTGCCCTTCCTGGCCGAGAGCTTGCCGCAGGTCGGCCAGCCAGCCGCGGCCTTCGAGGGCGCCACGGGTCGCGGCACGTCGGTGGCAGTCCTCGACACTGGGGTCGACTTCACGGATCCAGCCTTTGGGTCCTGCACGTCGCCCGGTCAGCCGGCGGGCTGCCGCGTCGCGTTCGCGGCCGAGTTCGCGCTTCCGGACGGTTCGCTCGACGACGACGGGCACGGCACGAACGTCGCGGGGATCGTGTTGGGCACCGCACCGGAGACCAACATCCTCGCTCTCGACGTGTTCGAGATGCTGCCGAGCGGTCCGGTCACGAACGTGGTCGGTATCGCCGCTGCAATCGACTTCCTGATCGGCACGAAATTTCTCTTCAATACGGTTGCGATGAACTTGAGCCTCGGTACCGATGGAATGGGTGCGCGTGGCCGCTGCATCTCGCCGGTCGACTCGGTGTTCGCGGAGGCGCAGGCGGTGGGCATCATGCCAATTGTCGCTTCGGGCAATGACTCCGAGGCCAACCTGATCTCGGTGCCGGCATGCTCGCCGTTCGCCGTCTCCGTCGGCGCGGTGACGGAGCGCGATGCGGTCGCCGAGTTCTCGAACAGCGGCACGTCGCTCGATCTTCTCGCGCCGGGTACGGACATCACCGCTGCGGGGCTCACGCTGGGTGGCACGTCGATGGCGGCGCCGCATGTCGCCGGTGCGTTTGCGGCCGTGACGTCGTTCCGCGGCGACCTGGGTCAGTACCAGGTGCTGCAGGCGCTAAAGGACACCGGCGTGCCGATCACCGACCTCCGTCAAGGGCGCGTGACGCCGCGGATTCAGCTCGATGGCGCGATCTTCTGGTCGCCGGTGCTCGTTCTTCCGGCGCCGCTCGCGAATTACCGCCAGGTCTCACCGATCGAGTGGGCGTGGGCTGAGTGTCAGATGGAGGAGATCGTCGATGGGTTCGAGTGCGGTTGGGATACCGTGATCTGCGGCATCAAGAACATCACGGACGCGGCGATCTGCGGGGTCGAGGAGATCCTGTTCCATCCATGGGACATACTGAGCGGCATGAGCTGCTCGTGCTCGAACGTCTGGTGCACCTGCGAGGTCGCCGCGACCTGCCCGGTGTCCGATTCGTGCGATATTCCCGACACGTGCGATACGCCGGACACGTGCCCCTTCGAGCGGGACTGCGATCCCGCTGCGGAGACCTGTGATCCTCAGAGCTGTGAGGTCGAGGTCTGCGCGTTCTGA
- a CDS encoding LicD family protein: MNSAKIEYWVDQGTLLGAYRHGKFIARDSEADIAIRNEEHFEALPRM, from the coding sequence TTGAACTCAGCCAAGATCGAGTACTGGGTCGACCAGGGAACTCTTCTAGGTGCCTATCGCCACGGAAAGTTCATCGCACGCGACTCCGAGGCAGACATCGCGATCAGGAACGAAGAGCATTTCGAAGCGCTTCCCCGGATGTAA
- the aepX gene encoding phosphoenolpyruvate mutase: MTKTARFRRMLRSQELEFLIEAHNGLSAKIGEEAGFSGIWASGLCLAAQFGVRDSNEASWTQILEMLEFMSDATSVPILLDGDTGYGNFNNLRRLVAKLEQRGVAAVCIEDKLFPKKNSFINGGAQPLEEIDEFCGKIKAGKDAQRDDDFSIVARVEALVAGWGQGEALTRAAAYAEAGADAILIHSARTTADEVLVFKQEWGDRAPVVIVPTKYYATPTEAFRAAGFSVVIWANHMLRAAVTSMQSAAATLMHEQNLLSLEDRVASVGEIFRLQGAAELQEAEDRYLPQAGGTARAVVLAASRGDALGELTESRPKALIEVRGKPLLQHIVDAYNAVGVKNISVVRGFSKDAFDLQGVSYVDNDEHDSTGELYSLACALAEPDGGAGRASGQEVLLISYGDVLFHKYIPQVLLESDGDLVVVVDTRWQASTNLGRHADYVECSAPDSRRSFYTTVKLVRVASQLPAEQLHGEWTGFFKVSAAARERVSALVDKLLCAPENRTAQIPDLLNALLEAGEEVRVVYIAGHWLDVDTLADVVQAGSFELGRPAIV, translated from the coding sequence ATGACCAAGACGGCACGCTTCAGGCGAATGCTCCGGTCGCAGGAACTGGAGTTCCTGATCGAGGCGCACAACGGGCTGAGTGCCAAAATCGGCGAGGAGGCCGGTTTCTCGGGCATCTGGGCGAGCGGCTTGTGCCTCGCGGCGCAGTTCGGAGTTCGCGACTCGAACGAGGCGAGCTGGACGCAGATCCTCGAGATGCTCGAGTTCATGAGCGACGCCACGAGCGTGCCCATCCTGCTCGACGGGGACACGGGCTACGGCAACTTCAACAATCTCCGGCGACTGGTCGCCAAGCTTGAGCAGCGCGGGGTCGCTGCGGTGTGTATCGAGGACAAGCTGTTTCCCAAGAAAAACAGCTTCATCAACGGTGGGGCGCAGCCACTCGAGGAGATCGACGAGTTCTGCGGCAAGATCAAGGCCGGCAAGGATGCCCAGCGCGACGACGACTTCTCGATCGTCGCGCGTGTCGAGGCGCTAGTCGCCGGCTGGGGGCAGGGCGAGGCGCTGACCCGAGCGGCCGCCTACGCCGAGGCCGGCGCGGACGCCATCTTGATCCACAGCGCCCGGACGACGGCCGACGAGGTGCTCGTGTTCAAGCAAGAGTGGGGGGACCGAGCTCCGGTCGTGATCGTGCCCACCAAGTATTACGCGACGCCCACGGAGGCGTTCCGCGCGGCGGGCTTCTCGGTGGTGATCTGGGCCAACCACATGCTGCGCGCCGCCGTGACCTCGATGCAGAGTGCCGCTGCCACGCTGATGCATGAGCAGAACCTGCTGTCGCTCGAGGACCGCGTCGCATCGGTCGGCGAGATTTTTCGGTTACAGGGCGCCGCCGAACTCCAGGAGGCCGAGGATCGCTACCTGCCGCAGGCGGGCGGCACCGCTCGCGCGGTGGTCCTGGCGGCTTCGCGGGGGGACGCACTCGGCGAGCTGACCGAGTCGCGACCGAAGGCGTTGATCGAGGTGCGCGGGAAGCCGCTCCTGCAGCATATCGTCGACGCGTACAACGCGGTTGGGGTCAAGAATATCTCTGTCGTACGAGGCTTCTCGAAGGACGCCTTCGACCTGCAGGGGGTCTCCTACGTCGACAACGACGAGCACGACTCGACTGGGGAACTCTACTCGCTCGCGTGCGCGCTGGCGGAGCCGGACGGGGGGGCCGGCCGTGCGTCCGGCCAAGAGGTGTTGCTGATCTCCTACGGCGACGTCCTCTTCCACAAGTACATCCCACAGGTCCTGCTCGAGTCGGACGGGGACCTCGTTGTCGTCGTCGACACACGCTGGCAGGCGAGCACGAACCTCGGGCGGCATGCAGACTACGTAGAGTGTTCTGCGCCGGACTCGCGCCGCAGCTTCTACACGACCGTGAAGCTCGTACGGGTCGCGAGCCAGCTCCCGGCCGAGCAACTCCACGGGGAGTGGACGGGCTTCTTCAAGGTCTCGGCCGCTGCCCGGGAGCGGGTGAGTGCGCTGGTGGACAAGCTCTTGTGCGCTCCCGAGAACCGCACCGCGCAGATTCCCGACCTGCTCAACGCACTGCTCGAGGCCGGCGAGGAGGTCCGCGTCGTGTACATCGCGGGCCACTGGCTCGACGTCGACACGCTCGCGGACGTCGTTCAGGCGGGGAGCTTCGAATTGGGCCGTCCGGCAATCGTGTAG